A genomic window from Euzebyales bacterium includes:
- a CDS encoding HIT family protein, with the protein MPSVFTRIIEGDLPGRFVHRDDRCVAFLSVNPLRPGHVLVVPRVEVEHWIDLDADEWHHLTAVSQRLAAALQRAYQPSKVGMMLAGLEVPHVHIHLVPIDHVHDLDFGNADPDPNPADLDAAAEKVRAAIDTLDGG; encoded by the coding sequence ATGCCGTCGGTCTTCACCCGCATCATCGAAGGTGACCTGCCCGGCCGGTTCGTCCACCGCGACGACCGGTGCGTGGCGTTCCTGTCCGTCAACCCGCTGCGCCCGGGCCACGTGCTGGTGGTGCCCCGAGTCGAGGTCGAGCACTGGATCGACCTCGACGCCGACGAATGGCACCACCTCACCGCGGTCTCCCAGCGCCTGGCCGCGGCCCTGCAGCGCGCCTACCAACCATCGAAGGTCGGCATGATGCTGGCCGGTCTCGAGGTGCCCCACGTCCACATCCACCTCGTGCCGATCGATCACGTGCACGACCTCGACTTCGGCAACGCCGATCCCGACCCCAACCCGGCGGATCTCGACGCGGCGGCGGAGAAGGTCCGGGCCGCGATCGACACCCTCGACGGCGGGTGA
- a CDS encoding prolyl oligopeptidase family serine peptidase codes for MTTLAYPTATPGDQVDDYHGTNVADPYRWLEAADAPETRFWIAAQQRLTASWLAGCDTREAMRERLTELWDHPRRGTPWRRGDRWFQLRNTGLQAQEVLWAMASPDDEGRVLLDPNTWSDDGTAALTGLSVSHDGRWLAYARSDHGSDWMTWRVRNLDEDDDRPDVITWSKFSTAAWAPDGSGFYYAAYDPPVDGGAYSDTNTDQRLCFHRVGDVQEDDTVVYVRPDQPEWGYRPWVSHDGRWLVVTIWQGTDPRTRVYLADLDAGGDIEPLLDDFDAEYDCIGAVGDTLYVLTDRDVPNRRVVAIDVAAPDPECWRDVVPAVDDAIDEAALVGGRIVTVRLHHASHRIALHDLDGTPQGDVDLGEFGSVAGLTGLPDDPMAHISWTTFTQPTRVLAVDVASAAVGEIFRPNLPPSPVDLVTTQTFVASSDGTQVPMFLIHRADREPRPTATILYGYGGFGISLTPAFSVLRTVWVERGGVLAVANLRGGGEYGTAWHDAGRLDNKQQVFDDAIACAQWLIDMGWTATDQLAIQGGSNGGLLVGACITQHPELFGAAVAHVGVFDMLRFHRFTIGWAWRSDYGDPDDPDQFATLFAYSPLHRITPGTAYPATLIVTGDHDDRVVPGHSFKFAATLQAAQAGSAPILLRVDTSAGHGAGKPTTKLIDESADVLAFCEHALRPRGD; via the coding sequence GTGACCACCTTGGCCTACCCGACGGCGACGCCGGGCGACCAGGTCGACGACTACCACGGAACGAACGTCGCCGACCCCTACCGCTGGCTCGAGGCCGCTGACGCGCCGGAGACCCGTTTCTGGATCGCCGCCCAGCAGCGGCTGACGGCATCGTGGTTGGCGGGCTGTGACACACGTGAGGCCATGCGCGAGCGCCTCACGGAGCTGTGGGACCATCCCCGGCGGGGGACTCCGTGGCGGCGCGGAGACCGCTGGTTCCAGCTGCGCAACACCGGGCTGCAGGCGCAGGAGGTCCTGTGGGCGATGGCGTCGCCCGACGACGAGGGCCGGGTGCTGCTGGATCCCAACACCTGGTCCGACGACGGCACGGCGGCACTGACCGGCCTGTCGGTCAGCCACGACGGTCGGTGGCTGGCCTACGCGCGCAGCGACCATGGATCGGACTGGATGACGTGGCGCGTGCGCAACCTCGACGAGGACGACGACCGGCCTGACGTCATCACGTGGAGCAAGTTCTCCACCGCGGCGTGGGCGCCGGACGGCTCCGGCTTCTACTACGCCGCCTACGATCCGCCCGTCGATGGCGGCGCCTACTCCGACACCAACACCGACCAGCGTCTGTGCTTCCACCGCGTCGGCGACGTACAGGAGGACGACACGGTCGTCTACGTCCGGCCCGACCAGCCGGAGTGGGGGTACCGGCCGTGGGTCTCTCACGACGGACGATGGCTGGTCGTGACGATCTGGCAGGGCACGGACCCGCGCACGAGGGTGTACCTCGCCGACCTCGACGCTGGTGGCGACATCGAGCCGCTGCTCGACGATTTCGACGCCGAGTACGACTGCATCGGCGCGGTCGGCGACACGCTGTACGTGCTCACCGACCGCGACGTGCCCAACCGAAGGGTCGTGGCCATCGACGTCGCGGCGCCCGATCCCGAGTGCTGGCGTGACGTCGTGCCCGCCGTCGACGACGCCATCGACGAAGCGGCGCTCGTCGGTGGGCGCATCGTCACCGTCCGCCTGCACCACGCCAGCCACCGGATCGCGCTACACGACCTCGACGGCACCCCGCAGGGCGACGTCGACCTCGGCGAGTTCGGCTCGGTCGCCGGCCTGACCGGTCTGCCGGACGACCCGATGGCCCACATCAGCTGGACGACGTTCACACAGCCGACGCGTGTGCTCGCCGTCGACGTGGCCTCGGCGGCGGTGGGGGAGATCTTCCGTCCGAATCTGCCCCCGTCTCCAGTCGACCTGGTCACCACCCAGACCTTCGTCGCGTCGTCCGACGGCACGCAGGTACCGATGTTCCTGATCCACCGCGCCGACCGGGAGCCCAGGCCGACGGCCACCATCCTCTACGGGTACGGCGGGTTCGGGATCTCGCTGACCCCGGCCTTCAGCGTGCTGCGCACCGTGTGGGTCGAGCGCGGCGGCGTGCTGGCGGTCGCGAACCTCCGCGGCGGAGGGGAGTACGGCACAGCGTGGCACGACGCGGGGCGCCTCGACAACAAGCAGCAGGTCTTCGACGACGCCATCGCGTGCGCGCAGTGGCTGATCGACATGGGCTGGACCGCCACCGACCAGCTTGCGATCCAGGGCGGCTCCAATGGCGGGCTGCTGGTCGGGGCGTGCATCACCCAACACCCGGAGCTGTTCGGCGCCGCGGTGGCCCACGTCGGCGTGTTCGACATGCTGCGGTTCCACCGCTTCACGATCGGGTGGGCGTGGCGCAGCGACTACGGTGACCCCGACGATCCCGACCAGTTCGCCACCTTGTTCGCGTACTCGCCGCTGCACAGGATCACCCCCGGTACCGCCTACCCGGCGACGCTGATCGTCACGGGTGACCATGACGATCGGGTCGTGCCAGGCCACTCCTTCAAGTTCGCCGCGACCCTGCAGGCCGCACAGGCGGGATCGGCGCCGATCCTGCTCAGGGTCGACACATCGGCCGGCCACGGGGCGGGTAAGCCCACGACCAAGCTGATCGACGAGTCCGCCGACGTGCTCGCCTTCTGTGAGCACGCGCTGCGGCCACGAGGAGACTGA